acatatttgtaagattctgtccataaatcagtcaaattctAGTCTCAAGTTGTTGCTTCATCAAATAGAAAAACAGAGCAGGTGTGaaaattcagtcaactttgaaaaatcacagatattcataggaattgagaaaaattctgaaattttcacggtaTAAAGTattctgaatctagtttcaaatacaataatcagaactcaatttggatttttcaacACCAAGATACACTAGATTTTCCAAGGCTGCTTAGAGTCTCCAGCAgaacaaaattttcagcaaccctTGACTCAACCTTTCCATTTAAGCTCATGATTTTGGTTCAACTCCAActcacaatcaaagtttaatgtCCAACATAGTTTGTGGAGCAAGatttttcccaaaatttcatgaaaataagGGCTAATAGCACTCAAAAGTTTCGGCCATCAAGATGttttcaaaacagaattttccaccaaaatttgcaacaaaatccAACTAAGATTCAagcttttcaagaaatatacaCACAAGCCACAACATCAAGCTAAACATTCATCATAAAAGCACAAGAATGAACCTCAAGTCATCTACCTAGTTTGCCATGAAAACATAAGGAATTTTTCTCAAGTCATCTACCTAAATCAAGGTTTCAAAgaaacccatcaacaacccatcAAAGATTCAATTTTTCTACCTACAAATCTACTAGAAACTTGAAGAAAAAAGAGGGTTTCAAGCCAATACCTCTCCTAACAATTTTAATCAAGTAACAAGTCCAAGTTTCCTCCAAGAGTTGCCCTCAAGCAAAGCTTTCTTCAAGCTCAAGCAAGATTCcaagaatcatccaaagttGGGAAAGATTTGAagcaaaaatggagaaaaaaagttgagtttttcttttctttttttttcctagctctcggccctctctctctctctctctttctctctctcctttcctcttgattttggttattttatttattattattatttttaaggcAAGAAAGGAAAGACTAAATGATAAGAAAGCTTGGTCAAAGGTCTCACTTGgttcctatggtgacacttgtcacattcTAGAGTTCTTTAGCTTCAAGTGTcccaacacttgtcaccttctagAGCTCTCTAGTGCAAAGTGTCCCAATTCTCTCTCTTATTGCACTAAagtccttttttttcaaaagtttcttttacaCCCCactaaaaaggaaattttcattttacccCACACATTAACTGATACGAACTgggccaaccttgtgacgaaacccgtacagaatggctaggatctagaaggaaATATCCACGTTGAAGACACGAAGAATGCAGTGGAAACACCTAAACCCATTGATCACGTGGTCAACGACCCTCGGTAttggtagaggacgccacaatctagcgtggtcctagattgataagtcaattcgAATACCAAAGAATAACTCTAAGATATTCAAAgttgcttcaatgaagcttttgAGAGATCTCTCAAGtgtatttttattaatcatcaataATTGAATGTTACACACGATTTCTCTCTCTTGAATACTAACTCACGTAACCAACAACTAATGACTAATGACTAATGACTAATGGGCCAAGTGAACCCATTAAGGTTAGCCCACATGGTTGAACCAAGTGACCCAATGACTAGACTTGACCAAGGTTTGAACCACAAGTCAGTTGAACCTTTTTTTATTAACACTACTAAACTAACAATGAACCATGACCCCCAGACGATCCATAGTGAACTAGTCCGCCTCGAGTGCCGCAATTAAAATAACAAGCCTTGACTCGTTGAGGCCCTCAATGGCCTTTGGCACTCCACTAGCATCTTGAGCTGCACGAACCAAGATTTGCATGGCATCATTCAGCCGTTTTGCTCGAGCTCTTGTCATAGGCCCTAATGGTACCTTCACTTGCTCTACTTGAATAGCTCTATCGACCTCCTCattattcccctcctcttgcgaaagatttgtcctcaaatcgaccTCGTCATCTGCAAGATAGGGACTCAGATCAGCAACATTAAAGGTAGCTGGCACATTGTACTCACCAGGGAGATCGAGCTTGTAAgcgttgtcattgatgcgcaCAACCACTTGGAATGGTCCATCTTCACGTGGTAGTAATTTGTTGCGACGTTGTAGTGGAAAATGCTCCTTACGCAAGTGTAACCAGACCCAGTCGCCTGGTTCAAACACCACGCGACGTCGACCGTTGTTGGCATGTTTTAGGTACTGCTGGGTGCGAGTTTCAATGTTAGCCCTCACCTGCTGGTGCAAAGACTGGACAAATTCTGCCTTCTTTTTGCCATCAAGGTTAGCAAGTTCAGACATAGGCAAAGGCATCAAATCTAAGGGAGTTAAAGGGTTAAAATCGTGaacaatttcaaaaggaaaaaactgTGTAGCACTATGTACTGTatggttatatgcaaactcgACATGCGGTAAGCACTCCTCCCAAGATTTGATATTCTTTTTAATGATGGCCCTGAGTAAAGTGGATAATGTGCAATTAACGACCTCAGTTTGACCATAAGTTTGTGGGTGACTGGATGTAGAGAATaacaacttagtccccaacttTCCCCATAATGTCTTTCAAAAATAAGATAgaaatttgacatccctatcagacACAATAGACCTAGGCACACCGTGCAAACGGATAACTTCCTAAAGAAGAGATCAGCGATGTGAGTGGCATCGCCCGTTTTGTGACACGGAATGAAATGAACCATTTTAGAGAATCTATCGACAATGATAAAAATGCTATCATGACCCCTTTTACTCCTAGGCAGAccaagcacaaagtccaaggaaaTGTCAACCCACGGCTCCAAAGGTATAGGTAAAGGTGTATGCAAACCGAAAAGTTGTAACTTGAATTTAGCGCGGTGACAAGTAATGCaacgtgtgacagccccacttcccccttaggcgaaccagagggttagcggactgcctgcccagctctccccaggactaacggttcggtatagagCGAGCTAAaacgatccggaacttacaaacgcgcgtaaacaagtcaaaatgtcaaaataaaaaaaataaaaccggagtcggccatgaatagtaaccgacccgtcgaAACCTCagccaaacatcaagcaaatatttacatgttgaaatttagCAGATACAATCCAAAgcggcataccaaagtgattcaaaagtggatacaagtACGGTttaccaaatcaaaagagaaacggtcccaaaagtacatttagggtttcaataaatgagctatacaaaaggtgtgaggccccagtccgttctatgTTAATAGATTCATtagttgggcggtaacgtttggtttcgggagtatttcgaaaacccttaagatttaaaccctagttatgtattggttacaagttcgagtggtgattaaagttagtaagGTTAATGTGTGTCTTAGTGTGGGTAAGaataggatttaatccatttggtatagattaattaagtttaagaaggttagaaaccctaagtgagcaaaatccctaatgttatgatttattagaagttttaagtgggtttaaacctaattttgcccttgacaaaaaggttattgtttacctacttttatgtgggataaagtatgcttaagtgtaagtgattaagatgagaaagtgattagtgaaataattaagcgtgattatatgttttagattagaataagttatgacttatggagtaaattgaaaggttatcaaatgtttgagggaaattttataagaaagagaaagttgaagtgcaagggtgaaaacaacaaataaagcatttatgtGATTGGCTAGCCATAAGAAATATCTTCCAAAGCTTTGACTAATGTGTTGTCTTACaactataagagagacaagagaaataaaacaaaacaaaaactaagagaataagagagagtgagagccgtgagaagagaaagaaaaaagaaaaggaaagcttgctttggtgcatcatttttgctcttcaatcttgagtttggatcttggaggaacaacttgagcacttgattgttgtgggtgatcatctaccaagcttgaatcaaaggtaagaaagtctagttgaagacttaagttgattattgtttgatgaactagtggttattttggcataggaccttagttgtgcttgattgtggtacctcttatgcctatcacttgtttttatggagtactttggttaatttttggtgatttatgctgctggaaatttcggtcaagagaaagagaattagggctttttaatgtaatgctttccttacttgtttagttgagaaatggacttgtagtggttatgtttgatgaattgcctcacttgatttggttggttacttgcaaaaagctgatttgggttaagaaaccctaaactccattaggctaatttagcttagcttatggttagtgagatagagtttggttagtgagaggttggattaagttcattggtgcaaatgaaatttggttaggGATTGTGGTTGATGATTGTTAAATTTGGTATTGACTTGGGAGGGGAATTTCGGACCATTTGTAGGCCATTTAGATGTTAgtgtatgtgtgtttatttggtacaaaagtggttgaaaaaccTGCATAAGAACCATGAAAACGAACCATATGTTTGCGACATTTGAAACCGGCAAAATGGGTAAACAGGGCAACCCAGAACCTGAACTTGAGCTCCAGTTTTCTTAATGTTCcgtgctgattcagaagtttcgtaaaacatgaaagtcgtagccccttgagtcctgagtatgcctacaaaatttcaggtcaatcggattagcgtagcctgagttatcgacgaaatgctcaagcctgttttgaccctCTGGTTCTACGcgttttctgattttgtttctgCCCATGATTTTTCGATTTTTATAGAGTTCGATCTGGGTgccaactccttcataagaagtttagatcttgatctcagcttcgaaacggtgtctcacccgccttgatccgacactcctagcctaattttgaccaaaacggtttgagatggccgatttggccatttccgtttgccgttctgcgcggacgtgtgcggccgttttgccgtttccgcacttgcgcgtgccaattttgccgtttggcttatttcaagtacgttagttgccgtttgtgatatattgtgacataatcttcgatttcagacagtggtgagctaggcggtgccggtggggcccactactagccaacacacaaagtgaattccgcctttatactacttttggtattttgagtaagtattcaggccgctcttatgtgttagttgtttatgtgtttcgttgtgtgtaaaaagggtacctaggcgagggtgtactttatcgcactcgatctagaccctaatttacgcaccaatttgtacatgacatatgtatgtgagaaattttggaacaaaaacccttgagcttgtggctcggggtgacttttgaatacttttgtgaattttgtgagtttgcggttgaactcaatacctagatggactattcgagccggttagggcttggtcgaagtcagtccaacttggtttgaggtcaccaagtttgtgacccgagcttatgatcaaagctcaagtttgtgatttcgttcgcctgggcaagtttgtgaggtgactggccagtgagggtgattaggtgtcggtgggtgtacaagtgaagttctacggaccttatttatggtcgacggagtgtcgacaggagatcaagcatggcaaatgaattggctttggagccacccgtatccttattatgtgatgttacttttctgcttttgctttactcttactgtgtaaatgttgctacgtgaaatttacgcttttgcccctgtttacttactaagcttttagcttaccccattccgtttgttttccttagcaggggccgacgcgggtacgtttgggcacttacactagtatagtatagttagacTTGCTTGTAATAGCGAACAATTAGGAcgtttgtttttattgtggtggtttgtataaggacccttcttagggtctaccttttggttttggttgtaattataaggatgtaatagtttgagcaggtacttttggggaATGTActtataacttttttttttgggattgcatatatatgtatagtactcttttggattttgctAGCTTtcgttgttttaagttttgagtcctggcgcgagctaggcaggcggcccgccgatacccttgggttcgcccttgggagaagtggggtcgtcacagttggtatcagagcgcctaggttagaggacttggacaattgtgggacatacgcgatagcCATTAGGCATATTGGATTCTtgtaagttgaatgatatcttttaagttgaaatgccggttgactgacgacttaatgttttgtaggtatggaccCAGGCAGTTCGAGTAggagggg
This portion of the Coffea arabica cultivar ET-39 chromosome 2e, Coffea Arabica ET-39 HiFi, whole genome shotgun sequence genome encodes:
- the LOC140036297 gene encoding uncharacterized protein; protein product: MPLPMSELANLDGKKKAEFVQSLHQQVRANIETRTQQYLKHANNGRRRVVFEPGDWVWLHLRKEHFPLQRRNKLLPREDGPFQVVVRINDNAYKLDLPGEYNVPATFNVADLSPYLADDEVDLRTNLSQEEGNNEEVDRAIQVEQVKVPLGPMTRARAKRLNDAMQILVRAAQDASGVPKAIEGLNESRLVILIAALEAD